The Solanum pennellii chromosome 11, SPENNV200 genome contains a region encoding:
- the LOC107003998 gene encoding uncharacterized protein LOC107003998: MMSSLRIQGNSSEPNTPTTNQSDTPGHDNTQVGMRDMHNRLVIEPEGYTFNPDDAVGIISQTIKELYRDAYPTWGKFPSNLKRQIFLEFRKKCAWRPEHEAKICANFHKKATHTLASLFNKARRDNSKPSWVLPEDWAKLLVHWKYDPRFKQMSEIGKKARSSTKGGSLHTSGAQSQGSVRRKLEKELGRPITQAEAFKATHIRKKKNPEDPDVWVEPRAEVTYNRYLQALEDLQQTLPEENRGMPLTQEQDERVWLDLTCGPSRYGYAYGMPHKTFREFSSEFEGLNSSNHDESMKKNLAMEKKIVELSSQAEESRARERWLELQFAGLKAQFDALLASGGIPPCSGDVTFPPRPPQSQPTQYPMYGQQRNMTHESSDEESDEESDDYVANTLPH; this comes from the exons ATGATGTCGAGTCTTCGCATTCAAGGTAATAGTTCTGAGCCTAACACTCCTACCACAAATCAGTCAGATACACCTGGTCATGACAATACACAAGTTGGCATGAGGGACATGCATAATAGACTTGTCATTGAGCCTGAAGGCTACAc TTTCAATCCAGATGATGCTGTGGGGATCATTTCTCAGACAATCAAAGAACTCTATAGAGATGCTTATCCTACATGGGGCAAGTTCCCTAGCAATCTCAAGAGACAAATATTTTTGGAGTTCAGG AAAAAATGTGCTTGGCGTCCGGAACATGAGGCCAAAATTTGTGCAAACTTTCACAAGAAAGCTACGCATACTCTTGCTAGTTTGTTTAATAAAGCTCGTAGAGATAATAGCAAACCTAGCTGGGTTCTACCGGAGGATTGGGCAAAATTACTCGTGCATTGGAAATATGATCCAAGATTTAAGCAGATGAGTGAGATCGGTAAAAAGGCAAGATCATCTACTAAGGGTGGTTCTCTACACACAAGTGGGgctcaaagtcaaggaagtgtGAGGAGGAAATTG gaAAAGGAACTAGGAAGACCGATAACTCAAGCTGAGGCATTTAAGGCAACACACattagaaagaagaaaaatcctGAAGATCCAGACGTGTGGGTTGAACCGCGAGCTGAAGTGACCTAT AATCGATATCTTCAAGCTTTGGAGGATTTACAACAAACTCTGCCTGAAGAAAATCGAGGTATGCCACTTACTCAAGAACAGGATGAGAGAGTTTGGTTAGACTTGACTTGTGGGCCGAGTAGATATGGGTATGCATATGGAATGCCGCATAAAACCTTTCGTGAATTTTCTTCTGAGTTTGAAGGCCTAAATAGTTCAAATCATGATGaatcaatgaagaaaaatttGGCTATGGAGAAAAAGATTGTTGAGCTATCTAGCCAAGCCGAAGAATCACGGGCTAGGgaaaggtggttggaattacaGTTTGCGGGTCTTAAGGCTCAATTCGATGCATTACTTGCCTCAGGAGGGATTCCCCCTTGTTCTGGTGATGTCACTTTCCCTCCTCGACCTCCTCAATCTCAACCTACTCAATATCCAATGTATGGTCAACAAAGAAATATGACCCATGAGAGtagtgatgaagaaagtgatgaagaaagtgatGATTATGTGGCAAACACACTACCACATTAG